In one window of Thalassophryne amazonica unplaced genomic scaffold, fThaAma1.1, whole genome shotgun sequence DNA:
- the LOC117506186 gene encoding ATP synthase subunit a-like: MLVFFFQSVFGVCLFFSECVWCMLIYFFVCLVCAYFFQSVFAACLFFSECVWCVLIFFPKCVWCVLIFFSVFGACLFISLSVWCVLIFFRVCLLRAYFFQSVLGACLFFSECVWCVPIFFLVCLVRGYFFLVCLVYAYFFLVCLGRGYFFLVCLVHAYFFPCVFGACLFFFQSVFGVCLFFSECVWCVLIFFRVCLVRAYFFQSVFGVCLFFSRVCLVCAYFFPHSVWCMLIFFPCVFGACLFFSLCVWCVLIFFLVCLVHAYIFPSVFGACLFFSECVWCVPIFFLVCLVRAYFFFRVCLVTGYFFLVCLGRAYFFPSVFGACLFFPCVFGACLFFSLCVWCVHIFFPCVFGVCLFFSECAWCVLIFFRVCLVRAYFFQSVFGECLFFSECVWCVLIFF; encoded by the exons atgcttgtttttttttttcagagtgtGTTTGGTGTGTGCTTATTTTTTTCAGAGTGTGTTTGGTGCATGCTTATTTATTTCTTTGTCTGTTTGGTGTGTGCTTATTTTTTTCAGAGTGTGTTTGCTGCGTGCTTATTTTTTTCAGAGTGTGTTTGGTGCGTGCTAATTTTCTTTCCGA agtgtgtttggtgtgtgcttatttttttcagtgtgtttgGTGCGTGCTTATTTATTTCTTTGTCTGTTTGGTGTGTGCTTATTTTTTTCAGAGTGTGTTTGCTGCGTGCTTATTTTTTTCAGAGTGTGCTTGGTGCGTGCTTATTTTTTTCCGAGTGTGTTTGGTGCGTCCCTAtttttttccttgtgtgtttGGTGCGTGGTTATTTTTTCCTTGTGTGTTTGGTGTATGCTTATTTTTTCCTTGTGTGTTTGGGGCGTGGTTATTTTTTCCTTGTGTGTTTGGTGCATGcttatttttttccttgtgtgtttggtgcatgcttgtttttttttcagagtGTGTTTGGTGTGTGCTTATTTTTTTCAGAGTGTGTTTGGTGTGTGCTTATTTTTTTCAGAGTGTGTTTGGTGCGTGCTTATTTTTTTCAGAGTGTGTTTGGTGTGTGCTTATTTTTTTCCCGAGTGTGTTTGGTGTGTgcttatttttttccacattctgtttggtgcatgcttattttttttccttgtgtgtttggtgcgtgcttatttttttccttgtgtgtttggtgcgtgcttatttttttccttgtgtgtttGGTGCATGCTTATATTTTTCCGAGTGTGTTTGGTGCGTGCTTATTTTTTTCCGAGTGTGTTTGGTGTGTCCCTAtttttttccttgtgtgtttGGTGCGTGCTTATTTTTTTTTCCGAGTGTGTTTGGTGACTGGTTATTTTTTCCTTGTGTGTTTGGGGCGTGCTTATTTTTTTCCGAGTGTGTTTGGTGCATGCTTATTTTTTCCTTGTGTGTTTGGTGCATGcttatttttttccttgtgtgtttggtgtgtgcatattttttttccttgtgtgtttggtgtgtgctTATTTTTTTCAGAGTGTGCTTGGTGCGTGCTTATTTTTTTCAGAGTGTGTTTGGTGCGTGCTTATTTCTTTCAGAGTGTGTTTGGTGAGTGCTTATTTTTTTCAGAGTGTGTTTGGTGCGTGCTTatttttttctga